In the genome of Rhineura floridana isolate rRhiFlo1 chromosome 10, rRhiFlo1.hap2, whole genome shotgun sequence, the window tcaaaacaacaaacaatctTTTATGtccaacaaagaaaaaataatagtGAGGTCAAAAGATGTAAAAGACTGGCCTGTAAGAAAAGCACTAGaagtccttaaaaaaataaagtcaAACACTGCCTTTGAAAATAATCTCATATTCAAGATTATTTGTATAAAAATACTCTGAGGTCACTGTCATAATTAATTCTAAAAGTGGCATTCAGGAGTTCATTTGCAATACAGCAAATCATAAAAGTAATCCTGATTCAGTAATATAATCTAAAATTTGGAGGGCATTGATAAACAATGGTACAGTAGATTTAACTGTaacttaaaaagttttaaaatctgTATTAAAACAATGCAGGAAAAGGAATTCTGGTTTATCCAAAAATCTGTTATTGACAAATATCCTACAGAGCGCAATGGAACTATATGTTTAAATAAAATAGCATTCTCATTAATCTAGACTTCAGATTATTTGGGCACTTATATAATCCTGAGGCTAATTTATTGGTTTTGTATTGTATAAATTTCAACTATAAATAGattatatatttcaaagatgtagcTCTAAAGAATTATTTTCTATGGAATAAAAGCTGTATTATAAAGCACTGTCTATTGCTATGCAGAAAATTTTGTATTGATCTTCTACAGCTCGTTTTCACAGACATGAAGAAGCAGTCTAACTATAGTTCTGTGATGTTCACAAACAGATTGTTTTTGTGTATGGACAATGGAAAATGAGAATTGGAACAGGACTGAATTTGTCCATCAACTTCAGCTCTGCAGTTTGGTAAAATGCAAGAGTCCAAAATTCATTCTCTCAAGTTCTGCTCTAGTAATGCACAGAGAATTAAATGGTTGTTTCTGTACAAGCAGAGGAAGCACGATATACAAATGTATCATTCTCAAAAAATACAAAATGGCTATCAGTGATGATATGATTAAAATCCAGGTGTTTTAAATTAGGTGAAAGTTTTCTGGAAAGTCACAAGCAGCACTCATGTTCACTCTTTCAGTTTTTGATATACTGAATTatgctatatatatatttctcttttttctttgattaaagattatttttttcataattgaacaaaataaatattttctaaataaacaaaaaaatacaaaaccGTTGTGATATCATTAAAATCCAGGTATTTTAGATTTGGTGAACATTTGGACTAAAAAGTAGTCtgaaatatataaaaaagcaaaaaggtCCCAAACTTTAATTCAATCACCATCAGTTTTGATGGAACTTAGAAACTTGTGAAGAGCTTCAAGACTTCTAATATTTTGGCTTGCCTATCTAATTACATTCCTATCTTTAGTCATCTTAGACAGAGAAGTTATAAAAGCCATCAAGTTACAATGGCAATTCTTTCCACACaccctttgtaaaatatttatatatgcctCCAAGGTAATAGAAAAACCACTTGACCTGCAGTGCCTTGGCAAACAGGTGCTTGACTTGTCCAACGCATTCTTTAGCTTGTGTGTGTAACAACAGGGATGTCAATTTCAATGGCAGAGTGGCGTGATCGTGCAGAATATGGTTGGGAGGCATAACTATGTACACTGGGTGCATGCGAATACAGAGGCTGCCAGAAAGGGGAAGGAAGTGTTTTGCATGCACAATACCACAGGAATAAGAGAATGGCTGTAAACAACAAGCCTCCTGCACTGGCAATGGCAATAAACACCGAGATGTCAAAGGTAAAAACAGGCTCATATTTTTTGTTCAGTTCTTGATTATGAAAGATGACCCAGACAGATGGTGTCAAGCAAATGACACATGCAAGGAGAAAGAAGAGGCCGGCCACAAGATGGCAACCTGCACTATTTATGAGACATCTGGCCTGCTTGATGTTGGGCACAGTAGATATGAAGGCTGTATTACACATGCCAATCAAACACAGAAACAGAGCCAAGACAGTAGTTAACATGCTAATAGGGAGAGCAAACTGGAGAACACGTAAATCCAACTGATCAATTGCTGTGTACCACTCAGTATCATAGATGACACAGTCTTTGCTCCCATCAAAGCGAACACACTTAATCCAGAGCCCAGTGTAAACAGtcacattcttttcatttttgttaaAGGTGTAGAGTCGCATTTGTCTCCAGTTAGGCAGAAGAGCTGCAGCAATGAGTCCTGATAAGGCAGCTGTTCCAGAAAGGAAGGCCAGGACTGTTGCAGCATGGACATCACGGCAACCCATCTCAGCCAGCGAAGACGcctccagcaaaaaaaaaaggttagcaAGTCAACAATATTCTGATCAATTCATTTTTCTCAATAATGGAGCAGTTATCAACAGTGCTGCCATAGAGGTAAACTGGAATCTGAAGAATCCAAGCTTAAGATGGAACTGTGAACAAGGCTCTGATGTAAATAGCAGGCACAGCCAGTATAGCAATCGCAATCTGGTGTACGTTGCCCTAATATCTTACTAGACTtcagttttaaaaattgttgATTAGTGGTACTAGTAATACTTAAAAGAGTTCCAGGAATGCAAGTGGTCAGTCTATTACATcttaaatagattttttttaaatagttctCATTTAGATGAACAAgacccagtgtggtatagtggttaaggtgttggactacgacctgggagaccagggttcgaatccccacacagccatgaagctcactgggtgaccttgggccagtcactgcctctcagcctcagaggaaggcaatggtaaaccacctctgaataccgcttaccatgaaaaccctattcatagggtcaccatacgttgggatcgacttgaaggcagtccatttccatttttttagatGAACAAGAAATGGGCAAATTAtataaaaattattacattttAGCAAGCTTCAACCATTTATTTCGTAAAGACAGAGGCTTTTGGGATGCAATTTTAGTATAGAATGCCAAACAGTAGCAAAAAATAGAATATTTTGCACCAATGCATGTACTAAAAAAATTCGTAAATCACTAAATTGTATGTCATTTTCCCAGGTCTTTCACCAAACACTCTTCTATTTATCTGAAGCTACAGTTAAGTTATAGCTAGGCTTTGTGCTTGAAAATTGTGTTGCTCTGATAGTCAACATCAACTCTTGTATGTGTGTGAACAGAGGAGAGACTGTACAACAGTAATACTGAGTCTTTTTCATACTGATAAAGACCAAATTAAGCTGACAAACATCAAATTAAACTAAGAATAAGTCTTTATAGACACCAGCACTTCTTACCTATGACCAGAGATAGTCATGTGAGATATGCCTTCAATTGTGTGTTAGGAAAAGCTCTTTTCTAAAGGACTGGGAGCACAAACTTACCAAGAGATGTAACCAAATCAGGAACAGGGGAACTCTTGAGAGTAAGACAATGATTTAATAGATTCTAATAGATCTAGAGAAACAAAAAACCAAATGAATTCTGGAGAAAATATAAATTGCCGTGTTTTGAGCAGTCACTTCTTACTATAGCAACTATGACAGATATAACAAACTAGTACTCATTTATAACATACAAAGTGCTTCACAACCCTACCTCATCCTCACAGTGACCATCTGAGCGAATGTACAGGAAACTGGAGCTAAGATGAAATTTTCAGGGGGGCCCCCAAGAGTCCACAGCTAGAGACTGGAATGTGGAGCCAGCCCCTGTGATCCAAAGCTATGTATTGCATGATTTCATCTTTCTATAAGGGGAGGCCAACACCATATTCAGTAATTCAATAACTGACCTCATGCAATGAAGAATTTCCAAATGTACTAAGCCTGTAGGAAAGAGTTCTATCAACCCATCTTCATACTCCCCTCTCCCCAAACCAAGACAACATTATATTTCTTTCTAGGTGTTGCCAAAAGAGAAACGTTTATGTGAACTATTAATTGCTATCTTCCCACCTCTGTTCCTCAATATCTACGCTGAGGCGTATCGCAAAGATGAAAAACACGTGGCACCCAAAAATATTCAATAAATGATTAATACTTGTTAATTAGATAAAAGCCTTTTTCAGATTTAGCTTGGACCTTCTGCGTATACAAATAGCACATGTATGAAGGGGGGGGAGCAGACTTTACCCCCATGTGTACATATATTCAACTCAGCATCATCACTGGCTTCTCATACACATGTTGGTATCACTTCATGTGACCTAAAACCATTTTTTTCAGAGTTCCTGATTGTGCAGAGTGCTATGTATACACACTGCACATATGCACTTCCATGTGCATTTGGTGGAGCCTGGTGCCCTATGCATGGAGGATCTAACCTTCGGTATGAAAAAGGCTGTGCTTaatataaacttttaaaaataatttatgttCATCATACAGTTACCAATCTTTCTGGAAAGGCTCAGGGTCCTCTAACAACTacacaagaagaagaaaaacagctTCAGTTTTTCTGTCCCTGCATGTGCATGCTGGGAAAAGCTTCACAAGCTGAGCTTTGGTTTGATCACCATAATGAAGAGAATTTAAAAGCACCTTGAGAATGCAGAAGTATCCAGAAATGGCTCTATCATGCCTTCAATATTATACATGTTATTCAGAGCATGATGCAAACATGATGCAGACTACACATACTCCACACATACTCCACCAAATTCAATTCCACATATGACATGTATTGACTCATTTATTAACATACCAGCACATAATTGGGCCAACACATGCGGTAAGTGGATTTGAACATGTCAGGATGTTTAGACTGGTTTGACTATGGTCACCATCTCATCTGTTTCACCTTTGATTATGGATTATCACATCAAGAGTGATGAGAAGCACATTGTAATAATCAGATTAtatcattctaaaacatcttacagAAACCATAAAAATACAGGACAGTCACTTTGCTTGCATTACTAATGACTAAAGAAATGGTACAACCCACACACAAGTCACAGTGTGTGGGTTAAACTGTGAATCAGGGCATAATAAGTATCAAACCATTTGAAAAAACATAGTTAACAGAGAAAAGAAGGtgagaagagcccagctggatcagaccaaaggcctgtttaGTGCTGTGTCCTGTTCCCCATAGTGGCCAATTAGGTGCCTATGAGAACCTCACAAGCAAAACATgtgtgcaacaacactctccccacttatggTTCCCAGtactggtcttcagaggcatactgactctAAAATCTGGAAGCCACATATAGCCATCACAGATAGCAGCCACTGGTAAGTTGTTCTCCCATGAACGTTTCTGATTCCCTTTTAAATCAATCTGAGCTATCACCACATCTCAGCAGTGatggctggtccattagagcatTAGCGCAAGTAGGGCACTGgtccaccaatctcagtctgctctCAACCAGCCCACACCTGCCTATCTTTCTTTCTTATAGCAGTCCACGGGATGGACTCCCCtgggtcagcttcctcctccttagtctcagcattgCCCCTGAAGAACTCAACAGGAGGAGAATTGGAATTAGTTCTAATTCTCCTTGGCtccggctccacctactgttggcctctctgccttccactctACCAGTCCCGAATTTACCCCAGCAGCTACCGCATCTCGTGGCAGCAATTCCCACAAAGCGATTACGTGTTGTGTGAATAAGCACTTTCTTTTGACTGTCCATAATCTCCGACcaatcagtttcactggatggccccaagttccagtattatgaagaaacagttgttttaaaaaaggcagaTTTCATGCCAAGTATTAGAATGTTCAAACCATCGATCTTTAGGATGCATTgctcacttacctgagagtaatccCCGATGAACTcattgagatttacttctgaggagatatgCATCCGATTTGTGCTgttaaaacatatttacttcGAAGTAAATCCTATACATTTCAGTGGAAATGATACCTTATTGGTCCGTAGCGACGATTTTAATCAAATCCAGCATCTccggaaaaaacaacagttcacATATACTGTAAATAGGTACAAAGGGAGATCCAATCCCCACCGTACTTACCCACTTCCTACGCGCGATGCACTTAATTTGGGGACATCAAAATCTCTCAGCCCCCTCTGGTTGACAATACGCTTTTGCACTCTCGGCTTTTCAGGAAGTGGCTGCCTTTTCCAGGTATGCCCAAAGGCTCCTGGGATTGTAGTCTCCGCCTGCAAAGCTCTTTGTTTCACTCTACTTCtaaagactacaactcccagggaTCCACTTTCAAACTCTATTATTCCGGATACTGCATCTTTCTATTGTATTTGTGGTCTCTCCGTCTCCATCATGTGTTACTGAAAGGAAACGGATGCTGGAGTAAGACATATCGCTTAAGGCTTTTGATtatctgttttctttttgaaTATCCCGGCTGCCGTGCAATGTATATTTCTTTTTCACTCTTTTTCAAAAAAGGGTATCGATTTCCCCcctgaaaaataaaaatggatgccTGGTCTCAGAACTGTAGGCATTTTCAACTGTAGGTGGGGGAAGTCGCAGCTGCAGCGTTGTGGCACCCCTTCCACTTTAAGACCACCTGTGAGCCTGATCTCAAAACTCAAATTTGAACCTGCGACATAGCAGCCAGGTTCCAAAGGATAATATAACCGGCTATGCACGTCCAAGGGGACTTCGAGCTTATTCCTCAACGTCCTTCCGTGCCATACGACACAATCTAAACCTTCATCCTAAAGtgactttcaaaagcagtttctGATTCAGTTTGGCTGGGCGTGGGGAGAGAAAGCAGCTGgcgtgtgtgttttaaatccTACTGTCCATGTTCCACCTCCAGCACagtcctatgcaagtttacttaCAAAGTAGGCCCACTgcattcattggggcttacatCCACATAAGTGTGCAAAGTATTTCAGTTCTAGAGTAGTCCTTTGGATCCCAGCTATTAACTTTCATACGTACTGCATATTATAACATTTCAAACATGATCACCATTGTAGCTTTAAAAGCCTCATTGTCCtgtgatttctttttaatgtgTAGGCTGGTAGCAGACATTTTAGGGTAGAAACTCGGCAAGCAAATATATGACTATTTAGATTTGCAAAAGGGTAATAACAGAACTAAATGAGGATCGACAACTGAGTTTCACAAGCTGTAACCGCAGGATATGGAGGTAGGGGTCAGTTCTCACTTTGCAATGACTATACACAGAAAAAGATAGTGGAATTCTGGACTATACCACAAGACTGCACATCTAAGTAAAGAGAGGTATTTTTTAGTGTTCCCCCATGTAGACTCAGATTTAGGGTAATCTTTATCCCCAGTGTGCTTGGTTATTATGTCCATGGAATCAATTGGTTTTAGTGCACCTGCAGAACATCCGAATTCAAGATAGAACTTACGTTTCCTAGAGAGAACCTGAAAAGCTAAATGAACAGAAACTCTAAATACCAGCATTCCAGAAATTCTTTTTCAAGGtgctatctgtgggctataaaaCACTTAATTTGTGCCTAACATATATGAGAAATCGCTTCCATGCGTCAGGATATGGATACTGTCAACTGTCACCCATTCTTTGGAAATTAGCCAAAGCCCAGGTCTTCCAATGCTTCCAAAAGTGTCTGGAACTTTGTATTTTGGGTTGTTTCAGTCTTAACCTGATATGGCAGTAGAGCtgcaatatttgttttaaaaaagttagaACAGGCAAGAAATCTCAAAATCAATTTGAAATGTTATGGCTAGGGTAATGAGAACAGAGTGCAAGGTTGTCAATCATTTTAATGTATGTTGGTTACTACTGTTCCTGAGCAAAAGTGTGGCTTCATTCCTGGGGCATAATTGCAGCAGTTAATTCAAGTGACCTTTGTGGAGTAATCCAACTGCTGTTTTGATTATGAGGGAAAAATCAGTAGAACTAGcacattgtttattatttatttttaaaatttatatcccacctttcctctggaAGGAGCGCAGGGCTGCAAACATATcaccaaaacaatttaacaagaaaagaaaGGCCAAGTCTCCAATTCTTCTCTGTTGTCTATGGCTCCTGTTACAATTTAGATGCATCCACTTCCAATCACTCATTCATTTATACACATACGCTTTATGCAGGATaggagaatgcaaaaaaaaaacaaaaaggtggAGTTCAATTTAGGCAAACACCACTATGAGCAAGAATGTACATTTCTGtagtgcaaaatttgaattttTGTTAGTTTATCTGCTGTTAGAAGTGATAAGCATCCAATGCAAAACTTTTTACATGTCTGAACCACTAAAAAGCATTATTTGCCAGCCACTACATTAACCTTTTCCAGCCCCCACCCTTACTACAATTGTCAAATCTTGTTCTGTCCCTTCACTTTTGCTCCGCTTGTCTTTGGAGCATTCAGAATCAGAACAGGGACTATGACTATGTCATTGCAGTACACCAATTTAGCGGTTACTGCTAAATTGCTTAATTTATACTTTCAAAAATATTCCTGCTTGTAATATTCCAGGATGTGACCACATggagttttatatatgttttcatCCCACATTGATTCAAGGATACCACTCTTGAAATCTTTAGTATGAAGCAAACAGAAAGAGTAcctcagtatatatatatatatatatatgaaatatttatttacatttttaagatgtATTTTACAACTTGCTTAATTAAGAGGTTTATGTAACCTGCAGACTCATTAATGAAATATGATACACACTTTTGTATTTTACAGATACTACAGAACatactttcttttaaaatggttgaCCTGACAGAGAGTGTAAGTAAGGGCTTGCCACAAACTGACTTGCATTCAGAAGCCTGCAAAGACTAATGCCTTAATCATTATACAATGGCTTTTGAATGTTAGGAGCTACTATATTTCTGAGAGACGCAATCCACGAAGCTGCTGCCTCTGATAATCTTCAATCTTCTTCTCGGCTTCTTCATCTAGTACTTTTCTTAAGCACATAATCAGTTCTTCAATTCCTTCACCAGTGTGTGCGGATATAGGGATGATTTCTTTGAACTTGACAGTGATTTGTGGAATCATCTTTTTTGAAAGTGTGTGCATATAATCTGAAATTATATAAATGTATAGTTAATATACATTGAATTCCAGTAGAAAATTTGCTGTGGATGGACTTTAACAAGACATGCAAAAACAGATGATGTAATTATATGAACTGTGTACCCTTCTTCAACTACTGCTTCTCAATACATCCAATGATTTCGTTATTCTTTGGTCAAGCTTAACAAGTATATTCCACATGCAAGTCAATGAGGATTAATATAATAGCAGCAACTCCATTCCAAGGAGGGCAGGGTATCTGGCTTTTGAATTGCCAGGCAGTTAGAAGAGGGCAGCATCTACTGACAGAAGAGGCAACTGACTTGTATTCCTTCTTCTAAGGCTCTTGCTAGCGTTTTAGCATCCATTACAGCTCTAGGCTAGTGTGAAAGATAGGTAGCTTGTCCAAGGCTAGCCAGTGTCCTTCAAACCAGACCTGGAATACGAATCTGAGGCTGTAATACAAttcacttacctgaaagtaagccccattgaacaaaaTGGGAGTTATGTCTGAGTTAACATTCAGAGGCTTGTACTCTAAATTTCCTAAATCCAAATCCAACTTTCTAGTTCTATTCTATATTGGCAGTGAAGTGAATTATTTATCAAGGACTAATATCAAGGAATAATTCATTTATCAaggaataattattattatttgttggtATTACACTGTACTCTACTCCTGTTAACCATACTGCAGATATAACACTAATGCCATCAGAAGCTACTCCAAATATTCAAAAAACATGGGTTTTATTTATCTTAATTATAATAATTTCTATCATCCTAAGTGAAATAGTTTGCTATATTGTACTTTAAAATACAATAGCTAGGTTAAATGGTGATTCTTCTTTTGCAGTAACTAAAAAGGTTTGTGTAAAATGCTCTGTTTTCTGGCACTCTGTGGCAGGAGACTCACAACAGTTTATGATTAACCAATTTGGTCCCCCTCTAAACCCAGCTTTTGCTGCTGCCTTATATTAGCCAAAGAATTACAAACCTTAAGAGCAGACTAACACTAGAGAGAGATAAAATGACAAGGAAAAAAATACAGTGATGTGGTGAAAGGAGAAATGTCACTGCTCCTTACCACCACTAGCATGTCACGATACAAATAGTATGAACAGTGGAAATAGACTGCATCTTTATGATTTTGCAGTAACAACATTTATATTTAATCACCTGTTCCAGTGTAG includes:
- the CLDN12 gene encoding claudin-12; translated protein: MGCRDVHAATVLAFLSGTAALSGLIAAALLPNWRQMRLYTFNKNEKNVTVYTGLWIKCVRFDGSKDCVIYDTEWYTAIDQLDLRVLQFALPISMLTTVLALFLCLIGMCNTAFISTVPNIKQARCLINSAGCHLVAGLFFLLACVICLTPSVWVIFHNQELNKKYEPVFTFDISVFIAIASAGGLLFTAILLFLWYCACKTLPSPFWQPLYSHAPSVHSYASQPYSARSRHSAIEIDIPVVTHTS